Proteins from one Leptotrichia sp. OH3620_COT-345 genomic window:
- a CDS encoding D-glycero-beta-D-manno-heptose 1,7-bisphosphate 7-phosphatase, with product MRNNKFILLDRDGVINVEKSYLYEIKDFEYEKEVINSLKRLSKLGYKFVIITNQAGIAKGYYTKEDYFKLEKYIEKDLYEKGIKIQRTYFCPHHPDVTGNYGIECKCRKPAMGNFLKAIEEFNIDTKKSYMIGDRISDLIPAENLGINTVLVRTGYGKENEKKLKNLKQKPIIVNNISEFADYIENYIEKSFVK from the coding sequence ATGAGAAACAATAAATTTATTCTCCTTGACCGTGATGGAGTAATTAATGTTGAAAAATCTTATTTATATGAAATAAAAGATTTTGAATATGAAAAAGAAGTGATAAATTCGCTTAAACGTTTATCAAAATTGGGATATAAATTTGTAATTATAACTAATCAGGCAGGAATTGCCAAAGGATATTACACTAAAGAAGACTATTTTAAATTGGAAAAATATATTGAAAAAGACTTGTATGAAAAAGGAATAAAAATACAAAGAACATATTTCTGTCCTCACCATCCTGATGTAACAGGAAATTATGGGATTGAATGTAAATGTAGAAAGCCCGCTATGGGAAATTTTTTAAAAGCAATTGAGGAATTTAATATTGATACTAAAAAGTCCTATATGATAGGTGACAGGATTTCTGATTTGATACCTGCTGAAAATTTAGGAATAAATACAGTTCTTGTAAGAACGGGCTATGGAAAAGAAAATGAAAAAAAACTTAAAAATTTAAAACAGAAACCGATAATCGTAAATAATATCTCGGAATTTGCGGATTATATTGAAAATTATATTGAAAAATCTTTTGTCAAGTGA